CGACCTGGCGGCTGGCGCCCACAAGGCGCCGGACTTTCTGAAGCTCAATCCCTTTGGCCAGGTGCCGGTGCTCGACGACAATGGCACGGTCATTGCCGATTCTTCTGCCATCCTTGTCTATCTCGCGCGCAAATATGGCCGCACCGACTGGTTGCCGGAAGAGGCGGTGGCCGCGGCGCGGATACAAAAATGGCTCTCCGTTGCAGCAGGCGAGATCGCTTACGGACCCTGTGCTGCGCGCCTGGTCACGGTCTTCGGCGCCGATTTTCGCACCGACGAGGTGATTGCCCGGGCGCACCGCATTCTTGCGCTGATCGAGGCGGAGCTCCATAGCCGCAGCTTCCTGCTCGGCGACAATCCTGTGATCGCCGACGTGGCGCTATACAGCTACATCGCCAATGCGCCGGAAGGCAATGTCGATATCTCGGCCTATCCAAGTGTTCGTGCCTGGCTTGCCCGCATCGAGGCCCTGCCGGGTTTCGTCGGTTTTCGCAAGACGAAGATTGGCCTTGCCGCGTGACAAGCCGCCGGGGCAGGTCGCTGTCCCGGTTCCCAAATGCTGCCCAAAAGGAGGCCGTGATGCAGGAACAGACAAGACAGGACGCCACATCGCCCTGGCATGCGGGCGAACTCGCCATGCAGCGCAGTGTCGGTGTCGCCGAACGCATGGACGGGCCGGGCCGGAATTTCGTCCGCAAGGCCATGCCGGAGCAGCATCGCGCCTTCTTTCCGATGCTGCCTTTCGTCGTGCTTGGCGCGGTCGATGCCAAGGGCGATGTCTGGGCAACGGTCAGGGCCGAGCGCCCGGGTTTCATGGCCTCGCCGGAGCCGGAAATTCTCGAGGTCCGGCTGCCGCGCGACGCAGCCGATCCTGCCGATGCCGGCATGGAGGATGGTGACGCGATTGGAATGCTCGGCATCCAGCTCGAGACCCGGCGGCGCAACCGGCTGAACGGCGTGATCCGCAGGACGGAAGCTGGAGCTTTCCAGGTAGGTGTCGGCCAGAGCTTCGGCAATTGCCCGCAATATATCCAGCTTCGCTCTTCCGCCTTCGTCCGCGATCCGGATCTGCCGACGGCGATGCCGACGCTTCATTCCGGCCAACTCGACGATCGGGCGCTAGGGATGATCGAGGGCGCCGATACGTTTTTCGTCGCCTCTTATGTCGACCGCGACAATGGCGAGCGGCAGGTGGACGTATCCCATCGCGGCGGCAATGCCGGCTTCGTGCGTGTCGGCCCCGACGGCGTGCTGACCGTTCCCGATTTCCCCGGCAATCGGTTCTTCAACACGCTGGGTAATTTCCTCGTCAACCCGAAGGCAGGGCTGGTCTTCATCGATTTCGAAACCGGCGACATGCTGCAGATGTCGGGCAGGGCCGAGGTGCTGCTGGATTCGCCGGAGATCGCCACCTTTCAACGGGCGGAAAGGTTGTGGCGTTTCACGCCGCAAAAGATCGTGCTTCGCCCGGATGCCCTGCCGCTGCGGTGGCGCCTGCCTCCCGGCCTTTGAGAAACGCAGCCTCGAACCGACTTGCCAATCATTGTACCGATCAGTACAACGATAACCGTCAGTACAGGAGCGCCCGGAGAACCTATGTCCAGCCTCGTCCCGCCTTTCACCCTTGAGACCGCCACCCAGAAAGTCCGTCTTGCCGAGGATGGCTGGAACAGCCGTGATCCCGAGCGCGTCTCGCTCGTCTATACGCCGGACAGCCGCTGGCGCAACCGCGCCGAATTCGTCACCGGCCGCGCCGAGATCGTCGCTTTCCTCACCCGCAAATGGGTAAAGGAGCTGGATTACCGGCTGATCAAGGAGATCTGGGCCTTCACCGATCATCGCATCGCCGTGCGCTTCGCCTATGAATGGCACGATGACAGCGGCAATTGGTTCCGCTCCTATGGCAACGAGAACTGGGAATTTGACGCCGGCGGCTTGATGCAGCGCCGCTTCGCCTGCATCAACGACCTGCCGATCCGGGAATCGGAGCGCAAGTACCATTGGCCGCTCGGCAGGCGGCCGGACGACCATCCCGGTCTGACTGAACTCGGCCTCTAAACACGCCAGGGAAGCCACGGGTGAAGACCGTCTACGAACGCGCCGACATCGTACCGCTGCTCGCCGAAATCTTCCGCGAGCTCGGCTATGAGGGCACGTCGCTCAGCCGCATCACCGAACGCACCGGCATCGGCAAGGGCAGCCTCTACCACTTCTTTCCGGGCGGCAAGGAGGAGATGGCAAGATCGGTGCTCGCCGATGTCGATGCCTGGTTCGAACATGCGATCTATCGGCCGCTGAGAAAAGACGACGCCCATCGGGCGATCGCGGCGATGTGGACAAATGTGAATGACTACTTCCGCTCCGGCCGCCGCATCTGCCTCGTCGGTGCCTTCGCGCTTGACGATACCCGCGAGCGGTTTTCGGCAGCGATCGGCGACTATTTCATCCGCTGGATCGACGCCTTGCGTTCGGCGCTGATGCGGGCAGGCTGCCCGGAGGAGGAGGCGCAAACGCTCGCCGAGGAGGGCGTCTCCGGTATTCAGGGCGCACTGGTGCTGTCGCGTGCGCTTGATGACAGGATGGTTTTCACCCGATCGTTGGACACGCTGGCGAAACGGCTCGATGCTGTGATGCGATGAGGGGCGGTAATGTGATGAGGGGCAAACCGCTGGGGCGTCTATTGCCCTGTGAAAAATTCACCCGGCCACGATCGACTGGCCGGGGCATTGATCGGACGCTGGGCGGCGCTCGATCTTACATTGGTAGCGCTTTGCGTATATTTCAGCGTTGCTGTTGAGGCTGCTGGGCCGGGCGCGTATTTTCCCGTTCAGGGCGAATCTGGCGCCATTCGTTTTCCATCTGGTCGACGACATGCTGGGGAATGGTGGTTTGGGTACTGGCGGGCGTCTGCATCGGAAGTCTCCTCTGTTCGTGGTAAGGCTTCGGGGCAGGAAGATGCATTGCACAAGACAAAAGGCGTGTAAATCAGTGGCTTAAACACTTTAAACGATTAAATAGAATTTAATCGATTAAGACGGTTTTAACCATGACATTCGAGGGAAGCGCGGAATGGTTGTCCACATGGACCGGGCATTCTTTTTCGATACGGTACGGCACGGACTCTTCAAGGGAAACCTGACTCAGCCTCAGGTAGTGGGCATCACCGCGATTCTCGACGCCTGGGAACAACGGTTTGCCGATGCCGACCGGCGGTGGCTCGCCTATATCCTCGCAACCGCTTATCACGAGACCGCCTATACGATGCAGCCGGTGCGTGAGACGTTGGCGGAAAGCGATGCGCGCGCGGTCGAGATCCTCGAGACGGCCTTTGTCGCAGGCCGGCTCTCCTGGGTAAAGACGCCCTACTGGCGGCCGGACGAGGATGGCCGCAGTTGGCTCGGACGCGGCCTGGTGCAGCTCACCCATAAGCGGAACTACGAGGCGATGAGTGGGCTGACGGGGATCGACCTCGTTGCCGACCCCGACCGGGCGATGGAGATGGATGCGGCGGTGACGATCCTGATCGAGGGCATGCTGCAGGGAAGTTTTACCGGCCACAAGCTCGCCGATCACCTGAACGCGACGACCGCGGATTGGGTGAATGCGCGCCGCATCGTCAATGGCACCGACCGGGCGGAAAAGCTCGCCGCCTATGCCATGGTCTTCGATGCGGCGATACGTCCCGATGCGGCCCGTGGCATGCTCGCGCGGTTGAAGGCCTGGGGCGCGCGTGTTATCGCCCGGCTGACAGCTGGAGCGCCGCGCCTCCGATAGGTGCGCCAAGGTCGCTTCATCATTTTGATAAATCTGACAGGAGCTTCCGCGTGATCCGTCATATCGTATTCTTCACCGTGCAGGAGGAACATCTGCAGGAGGTGAGGGCCGGGCTTTCTATACTGACCGGCATTCCGCATGCGCGGCTGCTGGAAATCGGCACCAATGTGAAGACCGATCAGCTGGGCACCGAGATCGATCTCGTAGTCTATGGCGAATTCGACGACGAGGCGGCCCTTGCCGCCTACAAGGCGCATCCCGATTATCAGCTCTCGATCGATCGCGTGCGGCCGCTCCGGGAAAAGCGCATCGCCGCCGACTACGATAACCGCACGGCTGTGACGCGGCCGCTCTGACCTGCGAGAGCGTTTGGCCACGCTGTATTCCATTGAAATTTCAACTGGATGAATGATTTTCCGGATTCGGGTCGCCCGGAAGCTGACTCAACTTCCGAAGCACCGGACTCAACTTTCGAAAAAGCGGCGGCAAGCGATTCAAAAGATTCGTCAAAAGCGGCTTCTGGTTCATGATCTGGTTGCCGCAGCGGTTGCGGCGTATGGACGGAAAGCCGCGCTCGTCCATGCTTGGATGATAATCAAGAGACATTAAGAATGGCTGACTCTGATGCGCGGGCACCGCGCACCAGCGCCATCAGCATCAGCACGAAGGCCAGCGACAAGGCCGCGAGAACGGCGCAGGCAAAGAGCGCTGGGCCGGTGCCGGCGCGGTCGAGGATGGCGGTGAAGATGACCGGGGCGATGGCGTTGGCGAGATTTTGCGGCAGCGACAGCCTGGCCGATTGCAGTCCGAATTCGCGCGGTGAAAACAGCGCCAGCGGCAGCAGCGCGCGGGCGACGGTCATGACGCCGGTGCCGAAGCCATAGAACAGGGTGAAGGTGACGAGCAGCGGTGTCGACGGGCTGGCGACCAGCATCATCAGGAAACTGATCATCATCAGGCTGATGCCCATGACCGCGCTGAGCATGGGGTTGCCGTGCCGGCCGAGCAGCATGTCGAGGAAGCGCGCCGAGATGCCAAGGAAGCCGCGCGCCGAGCCGAGCTGCAGCGCGAAGGCTGGCGAGGCGCCGGACTGGCGGAAGATTTCGAGCAGCGACGGGGAGATGCCGAAGGTGACGAAGGTCGAGATCGTCGTCGTCGCGGCAATCAGCAGGAAGGCTTTGCGCTGCTTGGCCTTTGACAGCGGCACCGGGGCGATTTCGGCTGTGCCGCCTTCGACATGTGTTGCGATCGGCTTCGGCAGGGCGAAAAGATGCAGCGGCAGACAGATGAAGAATTGCAGCGCTGCGCAGACCAGGAAGGTGAGGCGCCAGCCGACCGCCTCGTTGAGCAGGCTGAGGATCGGCCAGAAGATGGCGCTCGAAAGCCCGGTGAACAGCATCAGGATGGCGATGACGCGTTTGCCGTTCGCCCCTTCGCGCTCGACGACGGCGGTATAGGCCGGCGCCGAAAGACCAAATGCGCCGCCGATGCCGATGATGACCCAGGCGCTGGCATAAAGCACGATGCCGTTTGCGGCGGCAAGCAGAAGCAGCCCGAGCGCAAAGGTCAGCGAGGCGGCCGAAAGCACACGGGCAGCACCATAGCGGCCGAGCCATCGGCCGGTCGCCGGACCGACAATGGCGCTGACCACCATCATGATCGTCAGGCCGGCAAACGCCACTTCGTTCGCCAGGCCGAGATCCGGCGCGACGACGCGGCCCATGACCCCGAGCATGTCGAACGTCGTGCCCCAGCCGATCAGCTGGGTAACGGCAAGGACGGTGACCGTCTGCGCCGAGCGGAAGCGGGAGGATTTTGGCATTGGTGCTGAAACGGTCTGAAATGTGGGGGCGGCAAGGACATAACAGTTTCAACCGGCCCGTGAAAGCTGCGGTCGGCAGGAATCGGAACGGCGCGGCCGATTCGCAGACAAAGACTGTGGTGTCGGTCCCGCCGGCTCCCCGCCTTTACGGGAGCTGATAAAGAACGCGTGGATAAGGCTGGAGGCCATCGTTTTTGGATGGAATGGCGGTGGCCGTAGTTTGCTGCCGCGGCGTTTTCCAGGCCCTGAAACCGGCTGCCTCGAACAGTCGAGAACAGTTCTAAACACCCTGCATTACAGCGCATTCATTTGCCATTCAGGTCGCGTGAGTACATATTCGGGGCAAGTTGGCATTACCTTGAAAGCATAACACATGGCCTTTCCTCTGAGCGTCGCAGCATTGGCCGCCGGACTGGTGGTATCGGCGCCCTCACCGGACGCCACGAGCACTTTTGTCGTGCGTATCGGAGGCGATTGCAGCGCTGCCGCTGCCCAGGTCGTCGAGCAGACCGGCGGCCAGCTGCTGTCGGTGCAACCGGTGGGCGACACCTGCATCATCACCGTTCTTGTGCAGGGCAATGGACAGCGCCCACGCAAAGTCACGGTAAAGGTTCCGATGTAGGCGGAATCGGCTTATTCAGGACATTGATTGATTTGAAGCGGACAAAGGCGGACCGATGCGCATCCTGGTAGTCGAAGACGACGTTAATCTGAACCGGCAGCTGGCCGACACGCTGAAGGAGGCGGGCTATGTCGTCGACCAGGCGTTCGATGGCGAGGAAGGCCATTTCCTCGGCGACACCGAACCCTATGACGCCATCATCCTCGATATCGGCCTGCCGGAGTTGGACGGGGTCACCGTTCTAGAAAAATGGCGTGGCGCCGGCCGCGGTGTGCCGGTGCTGATCCTGACGGCGCGCGACCGCTGGAGCGACAAGGTCGCCGGCATCGATGCCGGTGCCGACGACTACGTCACCAAGCCCTTCCATGTCGAGGAAGTGCTGGCCCGCCTTCGGGCGCTGATCCGGCGTGCGGCCGGGCATTCCTCATCCGAGATCATCTGCGGGCCGGTGCGGCTCGATACCAAATCCTCGAAGGCGACGGTCAACGGCGCGACGCTGAAGCTGACCTCGCACGAATATCGCCTGCTTTCCTATCTCATGCATCACATGGGCGAGGTCGTCTCGCGCACCGAACTGGTCGAGCATATGTACGACCAGGATTTCGACCGTGATTCCAACACGATCGAGGTCTTCGTCGGCCGCCTGCGCAAGAAAATGGGAGTCGACCTGATCGAAACGGTGCGCGGTCTCGGTTACCGCATCCAAGCGCCGAAACATGCGAATTAAGTCGCTCACCGCACGTGTGTTGCTGCTGACCACGGTCTGGTCGACGGTGGCGCTGGTGGTGATCGGCCTCTTGATCTCCACCCTCTACCGCAAGAGCGCCGAACGCGGTTTCCAGGATCTGTTGCGGGCGCAGCTCTACAACGTCATCAATTCGGTGACGATCGGCGATCAGGGCGCTCTCAGCGGCAGTCCGCAGCTTGGCGACCTGCGTTTTGCCCAGCCGAAGACCGGTTGGTACTGGGTGGTGGAGCCGCTCGGCACCTATACGACCGCGCCGCTGGTGTCGCCTTCGCTCGGCTCGGCGCTCATCCCGGTTCCCTCCGTCGTAGAGGCGCCCTTCGACAAGAATTACGAGCGCTACTATCAGGTGACGGATGCCTCCGGGAACCGCGTGCAGGTGGCCGAAACCGAAGTGGTGCTCGATACCGACGGCCGCGCGGCGCGCGTCCGCGTCACCGGCAATGTCGATGTCGTCGAGGACGACGTGCGCACCTTTTCGCACAGCCTCTATCTGGCGCTCGCCGGTTTCGGTGTCGGCAGCCTGATCGTCAACGCGCTGGCGATTCTCTACGGCCTGAAGCCGCTCGACAAGGCACGTGCCGCATTGGAGCGCATCCGCGCCGGCGAGAGCGAACAGCTGAAAGGCGACTTTCCGCGCGAAATCCTGCCGCTCGCCAACGAGGTGAACGCGTTGATCGACAGCAACCGGCGCATCGTCGAGCGGGCCCGCATGCAGGTCGGCAATCTGGCGCATTCGCTGAAAACGCCGATCGCCGTGCTTCTCAACGAGGCGCGCGTCCTGGAGAAATCCCATGGTGAGCTGGTGCGCAGCCAGGCGGAAGCGATGCAGGGGCAGGTGCAGTCCTATCTCAATCGGGCGCGCATCGCCGCGCAGCGCGAATCCGTGCTCGCCCGCACCGATGCCGAGCCGGCGCTCGAGCGGCTGGTGCGCGTCATGCGCCGGCTGAACGTCGATACCGAATTCGATCTCGTCGTCTCGCCGCCGCATCTGGCCGTTGCCATGGAGCAGCAGGATCTCGAGGAGACCGTCGGCAATCTCCTGGAAAATGCGGCGCGTTTTGCCAAAAGCCGGGTGCGGCTTTCGGCCGTCGAGGCCGGCGAGGATGTGAAGGGAGTTGAGGCGAGCGCTCGCCGCCACTGGGTGGAACTCGCCGTCGAGGATGACGGGCCGGGCCTGGAACCGGACCAGATCCGCGAGGCGCTGAAGCGCGGCCGCCGGCTTGACGAAAGCAAGCCTGGAACCGGGCTCGGCCTTTCGATCGTCACCGAGATTTCCAACGAATACCAGGGACGGCTCGAGCTTTCCCGCGGTGAATGGGGTGGGCTGAAGGCGAAGCTTATCCTGCCTGGCGTCACAAAGGATGTTGCATGAGCAACTGCTTGATGTCACAAAGATACTGGCAAATGTATAGCATGCTTTGCCTTAATGCTGACACGGGGACGCTGCACTTCGATCGGCTGAAATTGACCCCTGATCGTGGTTCGACGCAATGATTTTACGCTCGCAAGGCATGATCGCTTCCGCTCTTCTCGTCGCCGTCGCGCTGTCCGGCTGCACGACGACGAAGAGTGCCGCTTCGCGCGGCATTTTTTCGAGCAAGCCCTCCGCATCGGCCGCCTTCATCACCGCGCTGCAGGGCGGCATTGTCGGCCGCAGCGGCGTGAGCTTGACCGACAGCGATAAGCAGCGGGCGCTCGAGGCGGAATATCGGGCGCTGGAAGGGGCCGCCGTCGGCCAGCCGGTGCTCTGGACCGGCAAGGACGTCACCGGTAAGGTCGTCGCGGCCGCACCCTATCAGGTCGGCTCGCAGAACTGCCGGCAATATACCCATACGCTGACCGTCGACGGTAAGGACACGGTGGTGCGCGGCGCTGCCTGCCGCAATGACGACGGAAGCTGGTCGCCGCTCTGAATTGCGGCCAATAGAGCGCCGCGCGTCCGACAGGACGCGCCAAGGACGCTCTGTAGCTTTAAACCAGCGCACAGGGATTATGTGCTAACCTCAAATCTTCGTCATTCCGGCTTTGGCAGTTGGAATGAAGACGCGCTTCACGTATTTGGGCGACATGCTGTTCTGGATTCTCGTTGCCGCTTTGACGGCAGCCCTCGCCGTCATCCTGCTCTACCCCCTTCTGCGCGGAGCGAAGGCGGCGGATAATATCCGTGCGGGCGAGGCGGCGGTCTATCGCGATCAGTTGCGCGAACTCGACCGCGATCTCGATGGCGGGCTGATCACCCCGGAGGAGGCCGATTACGCCAGGGCGGAAATCGGCCGGCGGCTGATCGCCGTCTCTGCCGACGAGCCGGCTCAGACGCCGAAACCCGCCCGGCATCATCGTTTCACCGAAGCCTTCGTTCTCCTGGTCCTGCCGGTTCTCGGGCTCTGTCTTTATTTGACGACGGGCAGGCCGGACCTGCCCTCGCAGCCGCTGGAAGCGCGGCTGGAAAACCCTGGCAACGACGTGGCGGTGCTGATCACCAAGGCGGAACGGCACCTGGCGGTGAACCCCGATGACGGCAAGGGCTGGGACGTGCTGGCGCCGATCTATTTCCGCACGATGCGCGTCAACGACGCGCAACTGGCCTATCGTAATGCCATCCGGCTTCTCGGCCCGAGCCCCGTCCGGCTCGATGGCCTTGCCGAGACGCTGATGGCGGTCTCCGACGGCGTGGTGACGGAGGAGGCGCGGCAAGTGCTGGAACAATCGCTGACGCTGGAGCCTGACAATCCGCGTGCCCGCTTCTACATCGCCCTCAGCATGGAGCAGGCGGGACGGCCAAACGAGGCGCGCCAGGCTTTCGAGACGCTGGCAAAACAATCACCCGCCGATGCGCCCTGGCTGCCGTTGGTCAACGAGCATATCGCCATGAACGGCGGCGCTAAGGCAGGCGCCGATCCGGCTGCCCCGGGCGCCAATCTGGCTGCCCCGGGCGCCAATCTGGCTGCCCCGGGCGCCAATCCGGCTGCCCCGGGCAATCCCACGCAGCAAGATGTGGCAGCGGCCGAGACGATGAACGCCGGCGACCGGCAGCAGATGATCCGCGGCATGGTCGAGAGCCTCGATGCCAAGCTCAGCGAGGATCCGAACAATTTCGAGGGATGGATGCGGCTCGTCCGCTCTTACGCCGTATTGAACGACAAGGATCGCGCCGCCGGCGCCCTGAAACGCGGGCTTGCGGCCTTTCCGCCGCCTGGCGAACAGGGCAGGCAATTGCTGGCGCTTGCCAGGGAACTCGGCATAGCCACGGAGGAAGCGACGCAATGACGCGCAAGCAGAAGCGCCTGGCGGTGATTGCCGGCGGCATGGGCTTCATCCTCGCCGCCGTGCTGCTGGTGATGTTCGCCTTCAGCCAGTCAGTCGCCTATTTCTACATGCCGGCGGATCTCGCCAAGACGCCGGTGGCGCCGGAAACCCGCATCCGGCTCGGCGGCCTGGTCGGTGAGGGCAGTGTCGTGCGCGGCACCGGCTCAACGGTGGAATTTGCCGTCACCGACGGCAGCACCAATGCCGTGAAGGTCAAATATACCGGCATCCTTCCCGATCTCTTCCGCGAGGGCCAGGGCGTCGTCACCGAAGGCATGTTTGCCGCCGGGACCAACGTCTTCGTCGCCGACACCGTGCTTGCCAAGCACGACGAGACCTATATGCCGAAGGACGTCGCCGACAGGCTGAAATCCCAAGGGCTGTGGAAGGAAGGCCAAGGCCAGGAGAACCCTGGGAAGGAAGCTCAGGGAAAGCAAGCTCAGGGACAGGAAGTGAAGGCGACGCCATGATCATCGAGATCGGCCATTACGCGCTGGTGCTGGCGCTGGCAACGGCGCTCATTCTCTCCATCGTTCCAGTGATCGGAGCCCGCCGTCATGACCGGGCGATGATGGATGTGGCGACGATCGGCTCGCTGGCGATGTTTGCGCTGGTGGCTTTCTCCTTCGGTGTGTTGACTTATGCCCATGTCGTCTCGGATTTCTCGGTCGAGAACGTCTGGGAGAATTCGCATTCGCTGGTGCCGCTGCTCTATAAATATTCCGGCGTCTGGGGCAATCACGAGGGATCGATGCTGCTCTGGCTGTTGATCCTGACGCTGTTCAGCGCGCTGGTCGCCGTCTTCGGCCGCAATCTGCCGGAGACGCTGAAGGCCAACGTATTGGCCGTGCAGGCCTGGATTTCGGTCGCCTTCACGCTGTTCATCCTGCTGACCTCCAATCCCTTCCTCCGTCTCGATCCGGCGCCGGCCGAGGGCCGCGATCTCAACCCGGTTCTTCAGGATGTCGGCCTCGCGATCCATCCGCCGCTGCTCTATCTCGGTTATGTCGGCTTCTCCGTCTGCTTTTCCTTTGCCGTTGCGGCCCTTCTGGAAGGGCGCATCGACGCCGCCTGGGCACGCTGGGTGCGGCCCTGGACGCTGGCTGCCTGGACCTTTCTGACGCTTGGCATCGCCATGGGCTCCTACTGGGCCTATTATGAGCTCGGCTGGGGCGGCTGGTGGTTCTGGGACCCGGTGGAAAACGCCTCCTTCATGCCGTGGCTCGCCGGCACCGCCTTGCTGCATTCGGCGCTTGTCATGGAAAAGCGCGAGGCGCTGAAGATCTGGACGGTGCTGCTCGCCATCCTCACCTTCTCGCTGTCGCTGATGGGCACCTTCCTGGTGCGCTCCGGCGTGCTGACCTCGGTGCATGCCTTTGCCAGCGATCCCTCCCGCGGCGTCTTCATTCTCTGCATTCTGCTGATCTTCATCGGCGGGGCGCTGTCGCTCTTCGCCTTCCGCGCGCCGAAGCTGTCGGCCGGCGGGCTGTTTGCGCCGATTTCGCGCGAGGGCGCGCTCGTCGTCAACAATCTGATCCTGACGGTCGCCTGCGGCACGGTGCTCACAGGCACGCTCTATCCGCTGCTGCTGGAAACGCTGACCGGCGACAAGATTTCCGTCGGAGCGCCCTTCTTCAACCTGACCTTCGGCCTGCTGATGGCGCCGCTGGTCGTCATCGTGCCCTTCGGGCCGATGCTCGCCTGGAAGCGCGGCGATCTGCTGGGTGCCCTGCAGCGGCTCTATGTCGTCGCGGGTCTGGCCTTCCTTGCCGCAGTGGTCTTCTTCTACGTCCAACATGGCGGGCCGGTGCTTTCGGTGCTCGGCCTCGCTGCCGGGCTGTTCCTGATCCTCGGTGCGGTAGCCGATCTCTGGTACCGCGCCGGCATCGGCAAGGTGGCGGGCAGTCTCGCCTGGCGCCGGCTTTCCGGCCTGCCGCGTTCGGCCTTTGGCACGGCGCTCGCCCATGCCGGGCTCGGCGTCACCGTGCTCGGCATCGTTGCGGTGACGACCTTCCAAAGCGAGCATGTCATCGAGATGAAGCCGGGTGAGGTGACCGAGGCCGGCGGTTACAGTCTGCATTTCGACGGCATGCAGCCGGCGACCGGGCCGAACTATACCGAGGACCGCGGCCACTTCACCATCCGGCGCGCCGGTGTCGTGGTTGCCGATACTTGGTCGGCCAAGCGCCTCTACACTGCCCGGCAGATGCCGACGACGGAGGCGGGTATCCTGACCTTCGGGCTTAGCCAGCTCTATGTCTCCCTGGGTGACGCCACCAAGGATGGCGGCATCGTCGTGCGCATCTGGTGGAAGCCGTTCATTCTCTGCATCTGGGGTGGAGCGGTGATCATGGCCTTTGGCGGCCTTGTCTCGCTCAGCGACCGGCGCCTGCGTGTCGGCGCCCCGCGCCGCAAGGCGAAGTCGGCAAAGCCGGCAGCTCCTGCAATGGAGCCGGCCGAATGATGCGGCGTCTGCTCCTGGCTGTCGCTTTGCTGCTGATGGCGGCCCCCGCCTTTGCCGTCAATCCGGACGAGGTGCTGGCCGATCCGGCGCTCGAGGCGCGGGCCCGCACCCTTTCGGCGGAACTGCGCTGCATGGTCTGCCAGAACCAGTCGATCGACGATTCCAATGCCGATCTGGCCAAGGACCTGCGCCTGCTGGTGCGCGAGCGCATCACCGATGGCGACAGCGACGAGGCGGTGCTGAACTATATCGTCTCGCGCTACGGCGAGTTCGTGCTGTTGAAGCCGCGTGTCAGCATGAAGACGGTGCTGCTCTGGGGCGCGCCGGTGCTGCTGGTGCTGGCCGGCGGGCTGTCGCTGCTGGTCTTTGCGCGCAAGAGAGCGGGCAAGCCGACCGGCAGCAAGCTGACGGCAGGCGAGCAAGCGCGGCTGAGCGAGCTTCTGAAGAAATAATCGACCCAGGCTGAGCCTGCAGGCGGGCATTTCTGGCCGCCAGCGAAGCCGGCGGCACGTTTGGCCAAAAGCAACATTACAAACATTACCAACTTTTCATTGGCCGGACAGTTCGCAGTAAGGTGCGGCGTCCTATATCTCTATTCATCGACTGATCCGGCGTCGCCGGTCTGAAGATTTAAGAACAAGAGAAGGTGCTCCAATGCTCAAGAATTTCAACGGACGT
This Rhizobium brockwellii DNA region includes the following protein-coding sequences:
- a CDS encoding TetR/AcrR family transcriptional regulator gives rise to the protein MKTVYERADIVPLLAEIFRELGYEGTSLSRITERTGIGKGSLYHFFPGGKEEMARSVLADVDAWFEHAIYRPLRKDDAHRAIAAMWTNVNDYFRSGRRICLVGAFALDDTRERFSAAIGDYFIRWIDALRSALMRAGCPEEEAQTLAEEGVSGIQGALVLSRALDDRMVFTRSLDTLAKRLDAVMR
- a CDS encoding pyridoxamine 5'-phosphate oxidase family protein; amino-acid sequence: MQEQTRQDATSPWHAGELAMQRSVGVAERMDGPGRNFVRKAMPEQHRAFFPMLPFVVLGAVDAKGDVWATVRAERPGFMASPEPEILEVRLPRDAADPADAGMEDGDAIGMLGIQLETRRRNRLNGVIRRTEAGAFQVGVGQSFGNCPQYIQLRSSAFVRDPDLPTAMPTLHSGQLDDRALGMIEGADTFFVASYVDRDNGERQVDVSHRGGNAGFVRVGPDGVLTVPDFPGNRFFNTLGNFLVNPKAGLVFIDFETGDMLQMSGRAEVLLDSPEIATFQRAERLWRFTPQKIVLRPDALPLRWRLPPGL
- a CDS encoding Dabb family protein — translated: MIRHIVFFTVQEEHLQEVRAGLSILTGIPHARLLEIGTNVKTDQLGTEIDLVVYGEFDDEAALAAYKAHPDYQLSIDRVRPLREKRIAADYDNRTAVTRPL
- a CDS encoding nuclear transport factor 2 family protein, which codes for MSSLVPPFTLETATQKVRLAEDGWNSRDPERVSLVYTPDSRWRNRAEFVTGRAEIVAFLTRKWVKELDYRLIKEIWAFTDHRIAVRFAYEWHDDSGNWFRSYGNENWEFDAGGLMQRRFACINDLPIRESERKYHWPLGRRPDDHPGLTELGL
- a CDS encoding response regulator transcription factor; translated protein: MRILVVEDDVNLNRQLADTLKEAGYVVDQAFDGEEGHFLGDTEPYDAIILDIGLPELDGVTVLEKWRGAGRGVPVLILTARDRWSDKVAGIDAGADDYVTKPFHVEEVLARLRALIRRAAGHSSSEIICGPVRLDTKSSKATVNGATLKLTSHEYRLLSYLMHHMGEVVSRTELVEHMYDQDFDRDSNTIEVFVGRLRKKMGVDLIETVRGLGYRIQAPKHAN
- a CDS encoding MFS transporter, giving the protein MPKSSRFRSAQTVTVLAVTQLIGWGTTFDMLGVMGRVVAPDLGLANEVAFAGLTIMMVVSAIVGPATGRWLGRYGAARVLSAASLTFALGLLLLAAANGIVLYASAWVIIGIGGAFGLSAPAYTAVVEREGANGKRVIAILMLFTGLSSAIFWPILSLLNEAVGWRLTFLVCAALQFFICLPLHLFALPKPIATHVEGGTAEIAPVPLSKAKQRKAFLLIAATTTISTFVTFGISPSLLEIFRQSGASPAFALQLGSARGFLGISARFLDMLLGRHGNPMLSAVMGISLMMISFLMMLVASPSTPLLVTFTLFYGFGTGVMTVARALLPLALFSPREFGLQSARLSLPQNLANAIAPVIFTAILDRAGTGPALFACAVLAALSLAFVLMLMALVRGARASESAILNVS
- a CDS encoding chitinase, encoding MVVHMDRAFFFDTVRHGLFKGNLTQPQVVGITAILDAWEQRFADADRRWLAYILATAYHETAYTMQPVRETLAESDARAVEILETAFVAGRLSWVKTPYWRPDEDGRSWLGRGLVQLTHKRNYEAMSGLTGIDLVADPDRAMEMDAAVTILIEGMLQGSFTGHKLADHLNATTADWVNARRIVNGTDRAEKLAAYAMVFDAAIRPDAARGMLARLKAWGARVIARLTAGAPRLR
- a CDS encoding glutathione S-transferase family protein yields the protein MKLYHHPLSGHAHRAHLFLSLLGVPYELVEVDLAAGAHKAPDFLKLNPFGQVPVLDDNGTVIADSSAILVYLARKYGRTDWLPEEAVAAARIQKWLSVAAGEIAYGPCAARLVTVFGADFRTDEVIARAHRILALIEAELHSRSFLLGDNPVIADVALYSYIANAPEGNVDISAYPSVRAWLARIEALPGFVGFRKTKIGLAA